From a region of the Candidatus Dormiibacterota bacterium genome:
- a CDS encoding C40 family peptidase yields the protein MRFAFAAWALMFFAGSVGIGQAAIGAPHVQHASRRRVSAERTSPDLGQWMARAVIVKHVHHAAAIGRFTRRVLARTSLLAQRLTRSALRFLGVPYVFGGTSRAGFDCSGYVQHVFAMLGIHLPRTADAQYYAGAHVRKLRPGDLVFFQTYLPGPSHVGIYLGHGRFVHASSHGVMVSSLSQPYWENRYLGARNLIRR from the coding sequence TTGCGTTTTGCGTTCGCAGCCTGGGCGCTGATGTTCTTTGCGGGTTCTGTCGGTATCGGACAGGCCGCAATCGGCGCACCCCATGTGCAGCACGCGTCCAGGAGGCGGGTTAGCGCGGAGCGCACGAGCCCGGACCTGGGCCAATGGATGGCGCGGGCCGTCATCGTGAAGCACGTCCACCATGCCGCGGCCATCGGCCGCTTCACCCGGCGCGTTCTCGCGCGCACGTCCTTGCTCGCGCAGCGGCTCACCCGCAGCGCCTTGCGTTTCCTGGGCGTCCCATATGTCTTTGGCGGCACGAGTAGAGCCGGCTTCGATTGTTCGGGGTACGTCCAGCACGTCTTTGCGATGCTCGGGATTCATCTCCCGCGTACTGCAGATGCGCAGTATTACGCAGGCGCGCACGTTCGCAAGCTGCGTCCCGGCGATCTCGTCTTCTTCCAGACGTACTTGCCCGGACCGTCGCACGTCGGAATCTACCTCGGTCACGGGCGCTTCGTGCACGCGAGCTCTCATGGGGTAATGGTGAGCAGCCTCTCGCAGCCGTACTGGGAGAACCGCTATCTCGGCGCGAGAAATCTGATTCGTCGTTAG